Proteins encoded by one window of Enterococcus faecalis:
- a CDS encoding metal-sulfur cluster assembly factor: MSEQPQQRSTEEVEAIKEDILTALETVIDPELGIDIVNLGLIYEVEFAEETGDTVIKMTLTTMGCPLADVLTEQIHGVLKDIPEVNNIEVKLVWYPAWTTDKMSRYARIALGIR; the protein is encoded by the coding sequence ATGAGTGAACAACCTCAACAACGTTCAACCGAAGAAGTTGAAGCAATTAAAGAAGATATTTTAACTGCATTAGAAACAGTGATTGACCCTGAATTAGGCATCGATATTGTTAATTTAGGACTAATTTATGAAGTTGAATTTGCAGAAGAAACTGGTGATACTGTCATCAAAATGACCTTAACCACAATGGGTTGTCCGTTAGCAGATGTTTTAACAGAACAAATCCATGGTGTTTTAAAAGATATTCCTGAAGTGAATAATATCGAAGTAAAATTAGTCTGGTACCCTGCTTGGACAACGGATAAAATGAGCCGTTACGCACGAATTGCTTTGGGTATTCGCTAG
- a CDS encoding PRD domain-containing protein: MKIKKVLNQNAVLVLDEGQEKVAVGKGVGFNKTKNDVLSRQLVERMFVMEPEGLKKLQVLLSQIEDKYFLASEEIIQHAETVLGEKLNEHINIGLSDHIAFAAENIQNNIIVRNKLLSEIEILYSEEFAIAQWAVEYLTQTLEIPFSYDEAGYIAIHIHSARSGRTDNSKSIREVTIVSEIIHLIEQELAIDIHDDKNSLSYSRLVNHLRLFIHRFQQNQYAVLDEEILEVVKKKYAESYEISKKVQVLLMRNFHYQVPNEELGYLSIHIERLRMTK; this comes from the coding sequence ATGAAAATTAAAAAGGTGCTGAATCAAAATGCTGTACTTGTTCTTGACGAAGGACAGGAGAAAGTAGCTGTCGGTAAAGGCGTCGGGTTTAATAAGACTAAAAATGATGTCTTATCTCGACAATTGGTGGAGCGGATGTTTGTGATGGAGCCAGAAGGACTGAAAAAACTTCAAGTACTGCTATCACAAATTGAAGACAAATACTTTTTAGCGAGTGAAGAAATTATCCAACATGCTGAAACGGTATTGGGTGAAAAGTTGAATGAACATATTAATATTGGGTTGAGTGATCACATTGCTTTTGCAGCTGAAAATATTCAAAATAATATTATTGTTCGGAACAAGCTTTTAAGTGAAATTGAGATTTTATATAGTGAAGAATTTGCTATTGCTCAATGGGCTGTAGAATATTTAACACAAACCTTAGAGATTCCATTTAGTTATGATGAAGCGGGATATATTGCAATTCATATCCATAGTGCTCGCAGCGGGCGTACTGATAATAGTAAAAGTATCCGTGAAGTTACAATCGTTTCTGAAATTATTCATTTAATCGAGCAGGAATTGGCTATTGATATTCATGATGATAAAAATAGTCTCAGTTATTCACGTTTGGTGAATCATTTACGTTTGTTTATTCATCGCTTCCAACAAAATCAATATGCTGTTTTAGATGAAGAAATTTTGGAAGTCGTAAAGAAAAAGTATGCTGAAAGCTATGAAATCTCAAAAAAAGTACAAGTCTTATTAATGAGAAATTTTCATTATCAAGTACCAAATGAAGAACTTGGTTATTTATCGATTCACATTGAACGATTAAGAATGACCAAATAA
- a CDS encoding GNAT family N-acetyltransferase, producing MQFTLLNQGNQAYWEATYIEAFPEEERLPFDRLLTSSQAGKFHLFVIQEADENVGILLNSQIAPEATYVFFFAIDQHHRNKRLGSTVLALLKTRYPKGVLLESEEIGKNAANEAQREKRYQFYERNGVLDTGYLIMDRGLTFHIMFAGASGFGGTQLQFLLDFHPVAKIWKKPSIDGIR from the coding sequence ATGCAATTCACATTATTAAATCAAGGAAATCAAGCCTATTGGGAAGCAACCTACATAGAAGCTTTTCCAGAAGAAGAGAGACTGCCGTTTGATCGATTATTGACGTCTTCTCAAGCAGGAAAATTTCATTTGTTTGTTATTCAAGAGGCGGATGAGAACGTGGGGATTTTGTTAAATAGTCAAATTGCACCTGAAGCAACCTATGTCTTTTTCTTTGCAATTGATCAGCACCACCGAAACAAACGATTAGGTTCAACCGTGTTAGCGTTATTGAAGACACGTTATCCTAAGGGGGTTCTTTTGGAGAGTGAAGAAATTGGCAAAAATGCAGCGAATGAAGCCCAAAGAGAAAAACGTTATCAGTTTTATGAAAGAAATGGCGTGCTGGATACAGGGTATCTGATTATGGATAGAGGGCTCACTTTTCATATCATGTTTGCTGGAGCGTCAGGCTTCGGTGGAACGCAGCTACAGTTTTTATTAGACTTCCATCCAGTAGCAAAAATTTGGAAAAAGCCAAGTATTGATGGCATCAGGTAG
- the lysA gene encoding diaminopimelate decarboxylase — protein MKGRENMLFGTAKMNRENHLEIGGCDTVKLAQKFGTPLFVYDVAHIRAQARGFKQTLNQLGIKNKVVYASKAFSCLAIYQVLKEEDIACDVVSGGELFTALKGGMEPAEIEFHGNNKTPEELRYALDNKIGTIVIDNFYEIDLLEELLATRNQTQKVLFRVSPGVDAETHDYILTGQEDSKFGFDVASGQATEALVRLLSNPSFDVQGVHCHIGSQIFAVEGFLAAVEKMFTILEDWRQVHQFTARVLNMGGGFGVQYTQQDEPLAPATFVEKIVYSLKGHCEQLGYPLPELWIEPGRSLIAEAGTTIYTVGAQKEVPGVRHFVSVDGGMGDNIRPALYQAVYDGFLANREGHDSVKKVTVVGKYCESGDVLLRDILLPEVKAGDLLAISSTGAYGYSMASNYNRNPRPAVVFVEDGQAKLVARRETYEDMTTLDC, from the coding sequence ATGAAGGGGCGGGAAAACATGTTATTTGGTACAGCAAAAATGAATCGGGAAAATCATTTAGAAATCGGTGGTTGTGACACCGTAAAGTTGGCGCAAAAATTCGGGACGCCGTTATTTGTCTATGATGTCGCTCATATTCGCGCACAAGCACGTGGTTTTAAACAAACGTTAAATCAATTAGGTATCAAAAATAAAGTGGTTTATGCAAGTAAAGCATTTAGTTGTTTAGCTATTTATCAAGTGTTAAAGGAAGAAGATATTGCTTGTGATGTTGTCTCTGGTGGAGAACTATTCACAGCTTTAAAAGGGGGCATGGAGCCAGCGGAAATTGAGTTCCATGGAAATAATAAAACCCCTGAAGAATTACGTTATGCTTTGGATAACAAAATAGGTACAATTGTCATTGATAATTTTTACGAAATTGACTTGTTGGAAGAATTATTAGCTACACGAAACCAAACACAAAAAGTTCTTTTTCGAGTGAGTCCTGGCGTGGATGCAGAAACACATGATTACATTTTGACAGGCCAAGAAGATTCAAAATTTGGTTTTGATGTTGCAAGTGGCCAGGCAACAGAAGCGCTTGTTCGCCTTTTATCAAATCCCTCTTTTGATGTGCAAGGGGTCCATTGCCATATTGGCTCGCAAATTTTTGCTGTGGAAGGATTTTTAGCTGCTGTTGAAAAAATGTTCACTATTTTAGAAGACTGGCGGCAAGTCCATCAATTTACAGCACGTGTTTTAAATATGGGTGGTGGTTTTGGTGTGCAGTACACGCAGCAAGATGAGCCATTAGCACCAGCAACATTTGTTGAAAAAATTGTTTATTCCTTGAAAGGTCATTGTGAACAATTAGGGTATCCACTGCCTGAGCTTTGGATTGAACCAGGACGCAGTTTAATTGCCGAAGCGGGCACAACGATTTATACAGTTGGCGCGCAAAAAGAGGTTCCTGGTGTTCGTCATTTTGTTTCCGTAGATGGTGGCATGGGTGATAATATACGGCCTGCTTTGTATCAAGCAGTTTATGATGGTTTTCTAGCGAATCGTGAGGGACATGATTCAGTCAAGAAAGTCACAGTGGTTGGTAAATATTGCGAATCAGGAGATGTCTTACTTCGAGATATTTTATTGCCAGAAGTTAAAGCAGGGGATTTATTGGCCATTAGTAGTACGGGGGCTTACGGTTATTCAATGGCAAGTAATTACAACCGAAATCCTCGACCAGCGGTGGTTTTTGTCGAAGATGGACAAGCAAAATTAGTTGCTCGCCGTGAGACATATGAAGATATGACAACGTTGGATTGTTGA
- a CDS encoding peptide ABC transporter substrate-binding protein — protein MKKLKMMGIMLFVSTVLVGCGTTAETKRDEKATEKTSVSKKILNLMENSEIGSMDSIFTQDEASINAQSNVFEGLYQLDEKDQLIPAAAKEMPEISEDGKRYTIKLREDGKWSNGDAVTANDFVFAWRKLANPKNQANYFFLLEGTILNGTAITKEEKAPEKLGVKALDDYTLEVTLEKPVPYFTSLLAFSPFFPQNEAFVKEKGQAYGTSSEMIVSNGPFLMKNWDQSAMSWDFVRNPDYYDKEKVKSETIHFEVLKETNTVYNLYESGELDVAVLTGDFAKQNRDNPDYEAIERSKVYSLRLNQKRNEKPSIFANENVRKALAYALDKKSLVDNILADGSKEIYGYIPEKFVYNPETNEDFRQEAGALVKTDAKKAKEYLDKAKAELNGDVAIELLSRDGDSDRKVAEFIQGQLQETLPGLTINVKTVPLNNAIELMRKGDYELSVGMWGPDYQDPMTFLESSVSGNRMNYSSPTFDQLIEEATTKYANDPETRWQTLIKAEKVLVEEDAALIPLYQEARSQLIRPGVKGIQYHNFGATSTYKYAYKE, from the coding sequence ATGAAAAAGTTAAAAATGATGGGGATTATGTTATTTGTTAGTACGGTCTTGGTAGGTTGTGGCACAACAGCAGAAACAAAAAGAGACGAGAAAGCAACTGAGAAAACCAGTGTCTCGAAAAAAATTTTAAATTTAATGGAGAACTCGGAAATCGGTTCAATGGATTCTATTTTTACACAAGATGAAGCCAGTATTAACGCACAGTCCAATGTCTTTGAAGGGTTATATCAATTGGATGAAAAAGATCAACTAATACCAGCTGCCGCTAAAGAGATGCCTGAAATTTCTGAAGATGGCAAACGATATACCATTAAACTAAGAGAAGATGGTAAGTGGTCCAATGGTGATGCTGTAACAGCCAATGATTTTGTTTTTGCTTGGCGTAAATTAGCGAATCCCAAAAACCAAGCCAATTACTTTTTCTTGTTAGAAGGAACGATTCTGAACGGAACAGCTATTACAAAAGAGGAAAAAGCACCAGAGAAATTGGGTGTCAAAGCGCTTGATGATTATACTTTGGAGGTTACTTTGGAAAAGCCTGTACCGTATTTTACGTCGTTATTGGCATTTTCTCCATTTTTCCCACAAAACGAAGCATTCGTGAAAGAAAAAGGACAAGCCTATGGCACTTCTAGTGAAATGATTGTATCTAATGGTCCGTTTTTAATGAAAAATTGGGATCAGTCAGCGATGTCGTGGGATTTTGTGCGTAATCCCGACTATTACGATAAAGAAAAAGTAAAATCAGAAACGATTCATTTTGAAGTTCTTAAAGAAACCAATACCGTTTATAATTTGTACGAATCAGGTGAATTAGATGTGGCTGTCTTAACAGGAGATTTTGCTAAACAAAATCGAGACAACCCAGACTATGAAGCAATCGAACGGTCAAAAGTCTATTCCTTACGTTTAAACCAAAAAAGAAACGAAAAACCATCCATTTTTGCAAATGAGAATGTCCGCAAAGCTTTAGCTTATGCTTTGGATAAAAAAAGTTTAGTCGATAATATTTTGGCAGATGGTTCAAAAGAAATTTATGGGTACATTCCAGAAAAATTTGTATATAACCCAGAAACAAATGAAGATTTTCGTCAAGAAGCAGGCGCCCTTGTCAAAACAGACGCCAAAAAAGCCAAAGAGTATTTAGATAAAGCAAAAGCAGAGCTAAACGGAGATGTAGCCATTGAACTTCTTTCAAGAGATGGTGATAGTGACCGAAAAGTGGCTGAATTTATCCAAGGCCAGTTACAAGAAACGTTGCCAGGTCTCACTATTAATGTCAAAACAGTTCCTTTAAATAATGCGATTGAATTAATGAGAAAAGGGGATTATGAATTGTCTGTTGGCATGTGGGGACCCGATTATCAGGATCCAATGACTTTCTTAGAAAGCTCAGTTAGTGGTAACCGTATGAACTATTCTAGCCCAACGTTTGATCAACTAATTGAAGAAGCAACAACTAAATACGCAAATGATCCTGAAACTCGTTGGCAAACATTAATTAAAGCTGAAAAAGTATTGGTGGAAGAAGATGCCGCTTTAATTCCTTTATACCAAGAGGCCCGTAGTCAGCTTATACGACCAGGTGTCAAAGGCATTCAGTATCATAACTTCGGTGCAACGAGCACATATAAGTATGCCTATAAAGAATAA
- a CDS encoding fructose-bisphosphatase class III, which translates to MATLNRDQQIEEIINLEAILNLPKGTEHFVSDLHGEFEAFDHILRNGSGRIREKVQFLFKQELNAHQMDELCFIIYYPEEKLTLLENESALSYEWWLLTIRRLVEIVRSSSMKYTRSKVRKALPETYGYILEELIYQYDETTTKNGYYQQIIEKIILLGEAKRFVTELAYLIQRLIIDHLHVIGDIYDRGPAPDKIMDRLMSYHSLDIQLGNHDMIWLAAYSGSLACLANVVRICARYGNLDLLEERYAIDLTALKKFSLETYKENPAFEPKKNPYRALTEDEKQVAMRVQQAIAIIQEKLEGQIIGRRPDFNLAHRLRLDKIQGETITFDECRYTLINSCFQTVSEEQPYQLTREEKQIIDDLLTQFQSSPRLTKHMRFLMEKASLYLVYNQNLLIHGCLPLNADGTFQAYTFKGHSYSGKALVDFFQEMLEEAYAQPASTDDYATDCLWYLWCGEGSSLFGKRAMKTFERYFLAEKETHYEEKNPYYSLRDTVEVCERILDEFEVTGENRHIINGHTPVKRTKGESPIKANGTLLVIDGGFSKSYQTITGIAGYTLLYNSFGLQLTAHKSFSSKETAILNNQDIHSIKQVIDRPLQRLLVKDTTIGKELLKQSQALQKQMKQNQ; encoded by the coding sequence TTGGCTACACTGAACCGCGATCAACAAATTGAAGAAATTATTAATTTGGAAGCAATTTTGAATTTACCGAAAGGAACAGAACATTTTGTCAGTGATTTACATGGTGAATTTGAAGCTTTTGACCATATTTTAAGAAATGGTTCTGGGCGAATCCGAGAAAAAGTTCAATTTTTATTTAAACAAGAATTAAATGCCCATCAGATGGACGAGCTTTGTTTTATTATCTACTATCCAGAAGAAAAATTAACACTTTTAGAAAATGAAAGCGCCCTCTCTTATGAATGGTGGCTATTAACGATTCGCCGTCTGGTTGAAATCGTCCGTTCTTCTTCGATGAAGTACACACGTTCTAAAGTTCGCAAAGCCCTTCCTGAAACCTATGGGTATATTCTCGAAGAATTGATTTATCAATATGATGAAACAACAACCAAAAACGGTTACTATCAACAAATTATTGAAAAAATTATTTTACTAGGTGAAGCCAAACGTTTCGTGACAGAATTAGCTTATCTAATCCAACGTCTGATTATCGATCACCTACATGTTATTGGGGATATCTATGACCGGGGGCCAGCACCAGATAAAATTATGGACCGATTAATGTCCTATCACTCCTTGGATATTCAACTAGGCAATCACGATATGATTTGGCTGGCTGCTTATAGTGGTTCACTGGCTTGTTTAGCCAATGTAGTACGTATTTGTGCTCGCTATGGAAATTTAGATTTGTTAGAAGAACGTTATGCTATCGATTTAACCGCCTTAAAAAAATTTAGTTTAGAAACATATAAAGAAAATCCTGCTTTTGAACCCAAGAAAAATCCCTATCGTGCGTTAACTGAAGATGAAAAACAAGTAGCGATGCGTGTGCAACAAGCCATTGCCATTATTCAAGAAAAACTAGAAGGGCAAATTATTGGTCGACGCCCTGATTTTAACTTGGCACATCGGCTACGCTTAGATAAGATTCAAGGGGAAACTATTACTTTTGACGAATGTCGTTATACATTAATTAACAGCTGTTTCCAAACCGTTTCTGAAGAGCAGCCTTACCAATTAACACGTGAGGAAAAACAGATAATTGATGATTTATTAACGCAATTTCAGTCTTCGCCGCGGTTAACAAAACACATGCGCTTTCTAATGGAAAAAGCTTCTCTTTACCTTGTGTATAATCAAAATTTATTGATCCACGGCTGTCTTCCCTTGAATGCGGACGGTACTTTTCAAGCTTACACATTTAAAGGCCACTCCTATTCAGGAAAAGCTTTAGTTGACTTCTTTCAGGAAATGTTAGAAGAAGCTTACGCTCAGCCTGCTAGTACAGATGACTATGCGACAGATTGTTTATGGTATCTTTGGTGTGGCGAAGGTTCCTCATTATTTGGCAAACGAGCTATGAAAACCTTCGAGCGTTATTTTCTCGCTGAAAAAGAAACACATTACGAAGAAAAGAATCCTTATTACTCTTTGCGTGATACGGTTGAAGTTTGTGAAAGAATCCTAGATGAATTTGAAGTGACTGGTGAAAATCGACATATCATTAATGGCCATACACCAGTTAAACGAACAAAAGGCGAATCGCCAATCAAAGCAAATGGCACGCTTCTCGTAATTGACGGCGGCTTTTCAAAATCTTATCAGACAATTACTGGAATTGCTGGTTATACATTGTTGTACAACTCGTTTGGTTTACAACTGACCGCGCATAAATCTTTTTCTAGTAAAGAAACAGCCATTTTAAATAATCAAGACATTCATTCCATCAAACAAGTCATCGATCGTCCCTTACAGCGGCTATTGGTGAAAGATACCACTATCGGCAAAGAGCTATTAAAGCAATCGCAAGCACTCCAAAAACAAATGAAACAAAACCAGTAG
- a CDS encoding transglutaminase-like domain-containing protein, whose product MKYDLKYLSVPLPEEIQRVKEFGDFASADTAIDFWLTKELPQALKERLIIEKDVIKMMRMNEYPHSFAKADQMMRDTFQDYQTEELIRLKETGLADWVYIDGEPYFQLRFLANLIKTNAAYVARLREAESNQLEILRKKELKENIEQMQKNGGRKVRTTIKATIQVKKEFERPGERVRVHLPLPKACQQQSEIEILATSPEATYIAAEDAPQRTLCFETILKENQTFTVEYCYVNRMVYQQLEESNVDKMQPSFDLEEQLPHIRFTPYLRNLADEIMGDESNPLKKARLIYDFVTTKIHYSFMREYFTISNISEYAATNLKGDCGVQAILFITLCRIAGIPAKWQSGLYVSTHYTGCHDWAQFYIEPYGWLFADLSFGGGAYRDGDRQRWNHYFGNLDVFRMVANSEIQADFQPAKMQLRADPIDNQRGEFEYENEGLPYACLIVSQERLSMEELPFD is encoded by the coding sequence ATGAAGTATGATTTAAAGTATCTTAGTGTCCCTTTGCCTGAGGAAATTCAAAGGGTGAAAGAATTTGGCGATTTTGCAAGTGCGGATACTGCCATTGATTTTTGGTTGACAAAAGAACTTCCGCAGGCATTAAAAGAACGTTTGATAATTGAAAAAGATGTCATTAAAATGATGCGTATGAATGAGTATCCTCATAGCTTTGCAAAAGCTGATCAAATGATGAGAGATACTTTTCAGGATTATCAAACAGAGGAATTAATTCGTTTAAAAGAAACGGGTTTAGCGGACTGGGTTTATATTGACGGTGAACCGTATTTCCAACTTCGATTTTTGGCCAATTTAATTAAAACAAATGCGGCATATGTTGCACGTTTGCGGGAAGCAGAAAGCAATCAATTAGAAATTCTCCGCAAAAAAGAACTAAAAGAGAACATCGAACAAATGCAAAAAAACGGTGGTAGAAAAGTGAGAACAACAATTAAAGCCACCATTCAGGTGAAAAAAGAATTTGAGCGTCCAGGTGAACGTGTTCGTGTCCATTTGCCGCTACCCAAAGCGTGTCAACAACAATCAGAAATTGAAATCCTAGCTACGTCACCTGAGGCAACCTATATTGCGGCAGAAGATGCGCCTCAACGAACACTGTGTTTTGAAACAATCTTAAAAGAAAATCAAACGTTTACAGTTGAATATTGTTATGTTAATCGGATGGTTTACCAACAGTTAGAAGAAAGTAACGTAGACAAAATGCAACCAAGCTTTGATTTAGAGGAACAGTTACCGCATATTCGATTCACGCCTTATTTAAGAAATTTAGCAGATGAGATTATGGGCGATGAAAGTAATCCCTTAAAAAAGGCACGCTTGATTTATGACTTTGTGACGACAAAGATTCATTATTCATTCATGCGTGAATATTTTACAATTTCCAATATTTCAGAGTATGCTGCAACTAATTTAAAAGGTGACTGCGGCGTGCAAGCGATTTTGTTTATCACGCTTTGTCGGATTGCAGGGATACCAGCCAAATGGCAATCGGGATTATATGTTTCTACACATTATACAGGCTGTCATGATTGGGCACAATTTTATATAGAACCGTACGGCTGGCTCTTTGCGGATTTATCTTTTGGCGGAGGTGCTTACCGAGACGGGGATAGACAGCGGTGGAATCATTATTTCGGCAATTTAGATGTTTTTAGAATGGTCGCAAATAGTGAGATCCAGGCAGACTTTCAGCCGGCGAAAATGCAATTGCGTGCAGACCCAATTGACAACCAGCGGGGAGAATTTGAGTACGAAAATGAGGGCTTGCCCTACGCATGCTTGATAGTTTCGCAAGAACGGCTTTCCATGGAAGAGTTGCCGTTTGATTGA
- a CDS encoding alpha/beta hydrolase: protein MKWLLGLLIIFAIIGVVFSFYIANYFLKIALLKDNPWYHKKGHRLLNPDNFQERETRYTKIEEQQKQEGEAFWTESFAEDRWLKIKDETLYARCFIPYPDNHRWAICVHGYRSNGKRDMAYTALRFAEEGYNVLVPDLRAHGKSSGNKIGMGWLDRLDLLSWLSEVLAIDMEAEIILVGGSMGAATVMMASGEKLPTNVRGLIVDCGYTSVYDEFKYVLHESFHLPAFPILTIANQLALNNYGFQLKNASSVRQLHKNTLPTFFIHGTGDRFVPMTMFEENLAATQGIKKGLIVAKAPHLSSSVYEPENYYSSIFEFLEENCPAVKTISD, encoded by the coding sequence ATGAAATGGCTCCTCGGGTTACTGATCATTTTTGCAATAATTGGCGTTGTTTTTTCTTTTTACATTGCCAATTATTTTTTGAAAATTGCGTTGCTTAAAGACAACCCTTGGTATCATAAAAAAGGGCATCGGTTATTAAATCCTGATAATTTTCAAGAACGAGAAACAAGATATACTAAAATAGAAGAACAACAAAAACAAGAAGGCGAAGCTTTTTGGACAGAGTCTTTTGCTGAAGATCGTTGGTTGAAAATTAAAGATGAAACATTGTATGCACGGTGCTTTATTCCTTATCCAGATAACCATCGTTGGGCGATTTGTGTGCATGGTTATCGTTCAAACGGAAAACGCGATATGGCATATACTGCATTACGTTTTGCAGAAGAAGGCTATAATGTTTTAGTTCCCGATTTGCGTGCGCACGGGAAAAGTTCAGGGAATAAAATTGGGATGGGATGGCTGGATCGGTTAGATTTATTAAGTTGGCTTAGTGAAGTTCTTGCCATTGATATGGAAGCAGAAATTATTTTAGTGGGCGGTTCCATGGGAGCGGCTACTGTCATGATGGCAAGTGGTGAAAAGTTACCAACGAATGTCCGCGGATTAATAGTGGATTGTGGCTATACTTCTGTTTATGATGAATTTAAATATGTCCTACATGAATCTTTTCATTTACCCGCTTTTCCTATTTTAACAATTGCTAACCAATTAGCATTAAATAACTATGGCTTTCAATTGAAAAACGCTTCTTCCGTGAGACAATTACACAAAAATACGTTGCCCACATTCTTTATTCACGGTACAGGTGATCGCTTTGTTCCAATGACAATGTTTGAAGAAAATTTAGCGGCAACTCAGGGGATAAAAAAAGGTCTCATTGTTGCTAAAGCACCACATTTATCTTCAAGTGTCTACGAACCTGAAAATTATTACAGTAGTATTTTTGAATTTTTGGAAGAAAACTGTCCTGCGGTAAAAACAATATCCGACTAA